CGCGGTGCAGGAGGTCGTACTCCGAGCCTGGGCCGCGGTAGGTGTCCGAGAGGGTCGCGCCGCTTCCCGTGCGGGAGGCGAGGACGACCGGGATGCGGTGGGCGAGTTCGGCGAGGGGTTCGACGAGCGGGGCGGGGACGTGACCGGCGCCGAAGGCGGCGACGACGAGGCCCTGGAAGCGGTGGTCGACGGCGTCGAGGAGTTCGCCGCGGTCGCCCAGGGAGAGGGTCACCAGGGCCACCCGTACCTCGGGGTCGAGCGTCAGCGGGCAGAACGCGGCCTGCGCGGCGGGGCGGAGCAGGATGCGGGGTTCGCCCTCGACGACCGTGCCGAGCGGCCCGGCGCCGGGTGAGGCGAAGGTGGCGACCGAGGTGGTGTGGGTCTTGCGGGCGAAGCGGGCGGCGTGGATCTCGTCGGCGAGGACGACGAGGACGCCGAGGTTCCGGCCGGCCTGGTGGGCGGCGACCGCGAGCGCGGCGGCCAGGTTGGCGGGGCCGTCGGCGCCCGGCAGGTCGGGGCGGCGCATGGCGCCGGTGACGACGACCGGCTGCTCGGTGGTGCAGAGCAGGTCGAGGAGGAAGGCGGTCTCCTCCAGGGTGTCGGTGCCCTGGACGACGACCACGCCGGAGCCCGCCGCGACGGTGGCGCGGACTTCGGCGGCGAGCGCGGCGAGGTCGGCGTGGGTGAGGGTGGAGCTGGGGACGCGGCGGAAGTCGTTCAGGACGACGTCGTGGTCGCCGCCGAGTTCGGCGAGGACCTCCTGGCCGCTCATCCGGGCCGCGTCACCGCCTCGTGCGGAGATGGTCCCTCCGAGGGTGAAGACCGTGACGCGGGCCATCAGCGTGCTCCGTCCGCAATCGTCTCGTGGTGGCGGATGACCTCCGCGATGATGAAGTTCAGCAGTTTCTCCGCGAAGGCCGGGTCCAGTTTCGCGCTCCCGGCGAGTTCCCGCAGCCGGGCGATCTGGCGGGCCTCGCGGGCCGCGTCGGCGGGCGGGAGCTGGTGCTCGGCCTTGAGGACGCCGACCTGCTGGGTGCACTTGAAGCGCTCGGCGAGCATGTGCACGACCGCCGCGTCGATGTTGTCGATGCTTTCGCGCAGTCGGGTCAGCTCGGCCCGTACGGCCTCGTCGACCTGGGCGGGGGCGTCGGCCGGCTGGGCCTCGGTGGAGTCACTCATGATCTGCGAGCTTAGACGGATCTCGGGAGGATCGTGGGCGGGTGTTCGGGATCCGGAACGGTGTTGCTCCAGCCGCCGTGGACCGACCGTCCCTGCTGCTCGCGGAAGCGGATGGGGGCGGTGCCGACCCGGCGGGTGAAGAGCCGGGAGAAGTAGGCCGGGTCGTCGTAGCCGACGCGGCGGGCGACGGCGGCGACGGGCAGCTCGGTGGCGGCGAGGAGTTCCTTGGCGCGGCCGAGGCGCACGGTGAGCAGGTAGTCCTTGGGGCTGCAGCCGGCGGCCCGGCGGACGGCCGTTCGCAGCTCGGCGGCGGTCATGCCGTGCCGGGCGGCGTGTTCGGCGACGGAGAGCGGCTGGAAGGCGTCGCGGGCGAGGGCGGCGAGGACGGGGTCGCCGTCGGCGTTGGTGTCGGCGCGGGCCCGGCGGAGCGCGACGAGGAGTTCGTGGACGGCGGCGCCGGTCTCGACCTCCAGGAGGGGGTTGCCGGCGCGGGCGGCGCGGGCGATCCGGCCGATGGCCGCGCGGGCGGGCGCGGCGTCGGCGAGGGGGACGACCGGCCGGTCGGGTTCGATGTAGCCGAGTTCGGTGTAGGTGGCGGTGGCGGGCCCGGAGAAGTCGACGAAGGCCTCGTCCCAGCCGGTGCCGGGGTCGGCGCCGTAGTGGTGGGGGGTGCCGGGCGTCAGCCAGAGGAGGGCGGGCGCGGTGACGGTGGTGCGGCGCCCGTCGGAGCCCCGGTACCAGCCGCTGCCGGCGGAGACGACGACGGCCACGTGGTGGTCGAGGGTGCGGGGCCCGACGGTGGGCAGGGTGCCGTGCTGGAGTCCGACGCCGAGGCAGACGAGGCCGAGGCGGTGGTGGACGGGGCTGGGCGTGAAGTAGCGCATCCAGGTGTGGTACATGCGGTGGTGCCCCTCCCCAGGCCCCTCCGGCGGATCGGGGCCGGGCGGGCTCTAACGTCCAAACTGCGACGATCTTTGTCCATGGACCGGTTCGCCGCCAGAGGGCGAGGGTGAGGCCATGAGCACGTTCGCTGTGGGTGACGAGGACTTTCTCCTCGACGGTCGGCCGGTACGCCTCCTGTCGGGGGCGCTGCACTACTTCCGGGTGCACGAGGAGCAGTGGGAGCACCGGCTCGGGATGCTGCGTGCGATGGGCCTCGACTGCGTCGAGACGTACGTCCCCTGGAACCTGCACGAGCCGGAGCCGGGGCGGTACGCCGACCCGGACGCCCTCGGCCGGTTCCTGGACGCGGTGGCGCGGGCCGGGATGCGGGCGATCGTGCGCCCGGGGCCGTACATCTGCGCCGAGTGGGAGAACGGCGGTCTGCCGCACTGGCTGACGGGCCCGCTGGGGCGGCGGGTGCGCACGCTGGACCCGGGGTTCCTGGTCCCGGTGGAGGACTGGTTCCGGCGGCTGCTTCCGCAGGTGGTGGAGCGGCAGATCGACCGGGGCGGGCCGGTGGTCCTGGTGCAGGTGGAGAACGAGTACGGCAGCTACGGCAGTGACCGGGGCTATCTGGAATGGGTGGCGGAGCTGTTGCGCGGCTGCGGGGTGAGTGTCCCGCTGTTCACCTCGGACGGTCCCGAGGACCACATGCTGACGGGCGGCTCGGTGCCGGGAGTGCTCGCGACGGCGAACTTCGGCTCGGGGGCGCGGGAGGGTTTCGCGACGCTGCGGCGCCACCAGCCGTCGGGGCCGTTGATGTGCATGGAGTTCTGGTGCGGCTGGTTCGACCACTGGGGCACGGAGCACGCGGTGCGGGACGCGGGGGACGCGGCGGAGGCGCTGCGGGAGATCCTGGAGTGCGGGGCCTCGGTCAACGTCTACATGGCGCACGGGGGCTCGAACTTCGGCGGCTGGGCCGGTGCGAACCGGTCCGGTGACCTGCACGACGGGCCGCTGCGGTCGACGGTGACCTCGTACGACTACGACGCGCCGGTGGACGAGGCGGGGCGGCCGACGGAGAAGTTCTGGCGTTTCCGCGAGGTGCTCGCGGCGTACGCGGACGGGCCGCTGCCTGAGGTTCCGGATCCCCCGGCCCGGCTCGCGGGCCCGGTGTCCGGCATCCTCGACGGGTGGGCTCCGCTGGAGACGGTCCTGGAGGTGCTCGGCGACGAGGAGGCGGTGACGCCGGTGCCGCCGACCTTCGAACAGCTCGGTGTGGACCGGGGCCTGGTGCGCCACCGGGTGGCGGTGCCGGGTCCGCGGCAGCCGTACCCGCTGGGGGTGACGGGGCTGCGGGACCGGGCGGTGGTGTACGTCGACGGGGTTCCGGCGGGGGTGCTCGACACCGCGGACGGCGAGAACGTGACCCTGCCCGGGCCGGTGGCGGGTCCGGCGGTCGTCGACCTGTGGGTGGAGTCGCTGGGCCGGGTCAACTACGGGCCGCGGCTCGCGGAGCCGAAGGGGATCAGCGGGGGCGTACGGCACGAGCGTCAGTATCTGCACGGCTTCCGGTCCCGGGCGCTGCGCCTCGACGCCTTCGAGGCGGCGGCCGTGGACAAGGTGCGCTTCGCGCCGGCGGCGGACCGGGGAGGGCCGGGGCTCCACCGGGGGACGCTGGAGGTGACCGGGGCGGGGGACGCGTGGCTGCGGCTGCCGGGCGGGACCCGGGGCTACGTGTGGGTGAACGGTTTCTGCCTGGGCCGGTACTGGTCGGCCGGTCCGCAGGAGTCGCTGTTCGTGCCGGGCCCGGTGCTGCGGGAGGGCGCGAACGAGGTGTGGGTGCTGGAGCTGGAGGGGGCCGGGGTGCCGGGCGTCGAGCTCGGCGTCCTCTGAGTCCCGCGGAGAGGAGTCGGCGGCCGCTGGGTCCCCCGGAGAACGCGGCACCCGCCGGGTCCCGCGGAGAGAATGCGGCGGCCCTTGAACCCCGCGGAGAGAGCGGGCACACGACGGTGCCCCGGAGCCGAGGCCGCTCCGGGGCACCTGGTCGTACGGTCCGCTACAGCGTGGCCGCGGCCGACTTGATCGCGGCGGCGAAGGTCGAGACCTCCGTGTAGACGCCCGGGTAGCCGGCGCGGGCGCAGCCCTCGCCCCAGCTCACGATGCCGACCTGGACCCACGCTCCGGCGTTGTCCTTGCGGAACATGGGGCCACCGGAGTCACCCTGGCAGGTGTCGACGCCGCCCTGGCTGTAACCGGCGCAGATCTCCTCGGCGGGGACGAGGTCGCTGCCGTACGAGTTCTGGCAGGAGGCGTCCGAGACGAAGGGCACGTTCGCCTTGAGCAGGTAGCGCTGCTGCCCGCCGCCCTCACGGGCGGCGCCCCAGCCGGCCACCGTGAAGGTGCCGCTGTTGTACGCCGTGGTCTCGGCGATCTTCAGGTTGGGCAGCGAGGTGATCGGGCTGGCGAGCTTGATCAGCGCCCAGTCCTTGCCCTTGCCGTTGTATCCGGGGGCCTGGAGGACCTTGGTGGACTTGACCTTGATCGCGCTGCTGCTCTGCAGGTCCACGACTCCGGTGGTGGCGGTGATGCTGGTGTTGTTGCCGGAGCCGTTCACACAGTGGGCGGCGGTGAGGACGACCTGCGGGGTGATCAGCGAACCGCCACACCCCATGGAGAGCCGGACCATCCAGGGGAACTCGCCCTGGGCGGCACGGGTGCCTCCGACGACGGGGGCGGGGGCGGCGGAGGCGGTGGTGGGCTGGAGGCTGACGGCCGCCAGGACGACGGCGCCGGCCGCGGCCAGCTTCTGGAGCGCACGGACCATAC
This sequence is a window from Streptomyces sp. NBC_00691. Protein-coding genes within it:
- a CDS encoding asparaginase; the protein is MARVTVFTLGGTISARGGDAARMSGQEVLAELGGDHDVVLNDFRRVPSSTLTHADLAALAAEVRATVAAGSGVVVVQGTDTLEETAFLLDLLCTTEQPVVVTGAMRRPDLPGADGPANLAAALAVAAHQAGRNLGVLVVLADEIHAARFARKTHTTSVATFASPGAGPLGTVVEGEPRILLRPAAQAAFCPLTLDPEVRVALVTLSLGDRGELLDAVDHRFQGLVVAAFGAGHVPAPLVEPLAELAHRIPVVLASRTGSGATLSDTYRGPGSEYDLLHRGLIPAGPLDPAKARILLHTLLSSGAAGPAGYDRPRITAAFAHLNGSGLA
- a CDS encoding chorismate mutase is translated as MSDSTEAQPADAPAQVDEAVRAELTRLRESIDNIDAAVVHMLAERFKCTQQVGVLKAEHQLPPADAAREARQIARLRELAGSAKLDPAFAEKLLNFIIAEVIRHHETIADGAR
- a CDS encoding AraC family transcriptional regulator, with the translated sequence MYHTWMRYFTPSPVHHRLGLVCLGVGLQHGTLPTVGPRTLDHHVAVVVSAGSGWYRGSDGRRTTVTAPALLWLTPGTPHHYGADPGTGWDEAFVDFSGPATATYTELGYIEPDRPVVPLADAAPARAAIGRIARAARAGNPLLEVETGAAVHELLVALRRARADTNADGDPVLAALARDAFQPLSVAEHAARHGMTAAELRTAVRRAAGCSPKDYLLTVRLGRAKELLAATELPVAAVARRVGYDDPAYFSRLFTRRVGTAPIRFREQQGRSVHGGWSNTVPDPEHPPTILPRSV
- a CDS encoding glycoside hydrolase family 35 protein, with the protein product MSTFAVGDEDFLLDGRPVRLLSGALHYFRVHEEQWEHRLGMLRAMGLDCVETYVPWNLHEPEPGRYADPDALGRFLDAVARAGMRAIVRPGPYICAEWENGGLPHWLTGPLGRRVRTLDPGFLVPVEDWFRRLLPQVVERQIDRGGPVVLVQVENEYGSYGSDRGYLEWVAELLRGCGVSVPLFTSDGPEDHMLTGGSVPGVLATANFGSGAREGFATLRRHQPSGPLMCMEFWCGWFDHWGTEHAVRDAGDAAEALREILECGASVNVYMAHGGSNFGGWAGANRSGDLHDGPLRSTVTSYDYDAPVDEAGRPTEKFWRFREVLAAYADGPLPEVPDPPARLAGPVSGILDGWAPLETVLEVLGDEEAVTPVPPTFEQLGVDRGLVRHRVAVPGPRQPYPLGVTGLRDRAVVYVDGVPAGVLDTADGENVTLPGPVAGPAVVDLWVESLGRVNYGPRLAEPKGISGGVRHERQYLHGFRSRALRLDAFEAAAVDKVRFAPAADRGGPGLHRGTLEVTGAGDAWLRLPGGTRGYVWVNGFCLGRYWSAGPQESLFVPGPVLREGANEVWVLELEGAGVPGVELGVL
- a CDS encoding S1 family peptidase, producing MVRALQKLAAAGAVVLAAVSLQPTTASAAPAPVVGGTRAAQGEFPWMVRLSMGCGGSLITPQVVLTAAHCVNGSGNNTSITATTGVVDLQSSSAIKVKSTKVLQAPGYNGKGKDWALIKLASPITSLPNLKIAETTAYNSGTFTVAGWGAAREGGGQQRYLLKANVPFVSDASCQNSYGSDLVPAEEICAGYSQGGVDTCQGDSGGPMFRKDNAGAWVQVGIVSWGEGCARAGYPGVYTEVSTFAAAIKSAAATL